In Sphingobacterium sp. R2, the genomic stretch GCACCCGATTTTACCTTGTATGCAACACCGGATCAAAAAATTAAATTATCGGAATTTAAAGGACGTAATGTGATACTGGCATTTTATCCGGCAGACTGGAGTCCGGTCTGTAGCGATCAAATGGCCCTGTACAATGAAATGCATAAGTATTTTAAGAAATATGATGCCGAGATCATGGGTATCTCGGTCGACAGTAAATGGTGCCACATGGCATTTGCAGAGTCGCGTAAGCTGCATTTTCCGCTCTTAGCTGATTTTGAAGGCAAAGGTGAGGTCGCTAAGCAGTATGGTGTTTACGACGAAGAAGAGGGTGAGTGCAAACGCGCGCTCTTTGTAATCGATAAAGAAGGTGTCATTGCCTGGAGCTACTTGTCGCCAACCGCTGTCAACCCAGGTGCTGACGGTATAATCGAGGCGTTGGAAAATCTTAAAACGAATTAATTATGTCATTAAAACCAAACGTCAGCGAGGCTGATCATATACTGGGCAACGGTCAGGCAGATCTCACCATTGTCGAATACGGCGACTATCAATGTCCACATTGTGGAAAAGCTCACCCCGTTATAAAAGAGATGATGGCCGAACTCGGAAGTCAGATCCGGTTTGTCTTTCGCAATTTTCCCTTATCAGAAATGCATCCTTATGCCAAATCTGCGGCACTGGCGGCCGAAGCAGCTGCGCTTCAGGGTAAATTCTGGGAAATGCATGATGCTATTTTCGAAAATCAAAATTCACTCAATGACCAATGGCTACTGGATATGGCCCAGCAGCTGGAATTAGACATGGACAAATTCAGATCGGATCTAAACGACGAGTCAATAGTAGACCGTGTGGAAGGAGATTTTGAAAGTGGTATGATGAGTGGGGTGAATGGGACGCCAACCTTTTTTGTTAATGGCCAAAAATTTGACGGAGGAGCGGAAGATCTGGTACAGGTGCTACGGGAACAGTAAGAGATTATATAAACAAGAACATAAATAAATTACGCATTATGGCAGTATTAAAAATTAAAGACGGAACAGAAATTTATTATAAAGACTGGGGTACAGGACAACCCATTGTATTTCATCATGGTTGGCCTTTATCCAGTGACGATTGGGATGCGCAGCTGATGTTTTTCCTCCATAACGGATACCGTGTAATTGCGCATGATCGCCGTGGGCACGGGCGTTCGACACAGACGGCAGATGGGCACGAGATGGATACTTACGCATCGGACGTTGCACAATTGGTGGAAGCGTTAGATCTAAAGGATGCGATCCATATCGGCCATTCGACGGGCGGAGGAGAAGTTGTTCGCTACCTCACCAATTATGGTACAAAGCGTGTTTCAAAAGCTGTTTTGATCAGTTCGGTTACACCTACGATGGCCAAGAGTGCGTCAAACCCCGACGGTGTACCTATGGAAGTCTTCGATGAAATAAGAGCGAATACTGCCAAACATAGGCAACAATATTTTCAGGACTTTACCCTTGCTTTTTATGGCTATAACCGGGACGGGGCGGATGTAAAACAAGGCGTAATGGACAACTGGTGGCGACAAGGAATGATGGGAGGTATAAATGCTCAATATGATTGTGTCAAAGCGTTTTCTGAAACCGACTTTACTGAGGAAATGAAAAACTTAGAAATTCCTGTACTTGTCCTGCATGGTGAGGATGACCAGATCGTACCGATCGATATAACAGGTAAAAGGGCTGCACAGCTTGTAAAAAATGGTACTTTAATAACCTATCCGGGTTTTCCACATGGAATGCCTACGACAGAAGCAGAAACCATCAATAAAGATATCCTGGCTTTTATTCAAGAAAATTAAATCAATATACTTTCCTGGCCGAAAGGTATGGATATAAACAGTAAGAACTGCTCGCAAATGGGCAGTTCTTTTTCGTTTGTATTACCTAAAAACTAAATTTATGTGAAATATTTCTCTGCATAATCTGTTTAGCAGTTGATATTGGTGATATTAATTAAATATTTATTAACATTAACGTAAATTATAAACCAAGTCAAAGTACCAACTTTGGTGCAAAATTCTAAACCAGACAAAAAATGCAGAAGACATTACTAATCAGTATGGCATTGGGTCTATCTTATCCCACATGGGCTAACGTAGAGCGTAATCATGTCAAATTGGCTAAAGAAGCGCAAGATGTTGCAGTTCAGATGACCGTAAGAGGGGTGGTCAAAGGCAAAGATGGAATCGTGTTGTCCGGAGTTACTGTCACCAATTTAACTACCCAAAAAACCACCTCAACAAATGGTGCAGGTCAGTTTGTGATCGAAGCCAGTGTAGGGCAAAAACTCAAATTGACAGGCATAGGCTACAGTGAAAAAATCGTCGGTGTGACAGGTGGACAGATCGACGTCACCATGGAATCCAAAGACACTGCGCTTGAAGAAGTCGTGGTGGTCGGTTATGGTACGCAGAAAAAAGTGAATCTGACCGGTGCTGTAGACCAGGTGGGGGCAGAAGCTTTTGAGGGACGCGTGCTGGGCAACGCAAGCCAGATGCTCCAAGGGGTCATTCCCAACTTAAATGTAACCCCGGCAGATGGTAAACCCAATCGGGCGCCAAGTTTCAATATCCGTGGTACAACTTCCATTGGTCAGGGGGGGAGTGCACTTGTCCTTATCGATGGTGTTGAGGGTGATCTTTCAGCGATCAATCCCAATGATATTGAAAGTGTAACCACACTGAAGGATGCTGCTTCATCGGCAATCTATGGTTCGCGGGGAACGTTTGGTGTTGTACTTGTCACAACCAAACGTGCCAAGTCCGGAAAAACTTCTATTAGCTATTCAGGAAGTGGTTCTTTTCAGAAACCGATCGCTTTACCCAAATTTGTGACGGATGGCTACGAATATGCTTCGCATTTCTTTACAGCCTATAATGCCTGGAACAATTATTCTTCGATTCCGAGCAAGCTCAACAAGACACAGATCTTTACAACAGATTGGCTGGAAGAATTTAAGAGAAGAAAAGAACAGGGAATTACAGAGCAAGTAACGGTAGATGATAAGGGTAATTATGTTTACTACGGTAATGAAGATTATTACGGTACGTTGATCAAGGACAATACCTTTGTCCAGGATCATAACCTCTCTATCAGCGGTAATTCCGAAAAAATGGATTACTACATTTCTGGTCGTGCTTACGATTATAACGGTATGTACCGCTATAATAGCGATAAATATAAAACCTATAATACGCGTGCAAAAGCCGGCCTTCAGGTGACCGACTGGTTGCGGATCAGCAACAACATCGATTTTAATTATGCCAAATATAGAGACCCATCGACTGCTGGTGAAGGTGGAAATATCTGGCGCAATATTGCCGATGAAGGGCACCCTTCTTCGCCGATCTTTAACCCTGATGGATCTTTGAGCTTTTCTGCAGCCTATACAGTAGGGGATTTTATCTACGGTAAGAATGGTACGAATACGGCCAATCAGGATCTCCGCAACACTACTTCTTTCGAGACTAAGTTTTTCAACAATACGTTCCGCGTAAAGGGGGATCTGACTTTCAGAAATCGTGATTTTAATTCAGTAAGGGTTCGTGTGCCTGTCCCGTATAGTACCCAGGAGGGAAAAATGCTGCGGTTGGAAACAAGCATGAATGATAATATTTATCAGGTAGACCAACGCTACCGTTACTTGTTCGGAAATCTTTACAGTGAATATGAACGTACAATAGGTGACCATTACTTTAAAGGTTTGCTCGGCTATAATTATGAGCAGCGGACTTATCATTCAACGTATATCACCAAGACCGGTCTGCTTAATGACGACGTAGAAAATATCAACCTGGCCGTAGGGCAGAATACCACAGCAACCGCGGGATATAATAAATACCGCAATGTCGGGGTATTTATGCGTGCCAATTATATCTTCAAAGACCGTTATCTTTTTGAATTTAATGGCCGCTATGATGGTTCGTCCAAATTTCCGACAAACCAACGATGGGGATTGTTCCCGTCTGCATCCGTAGGCTGGCGTATATCGGAAGAGCCTTTCTTCCAGGTGGATAAAAAGGCGCTGTCTGATCTGAAGCTAAGGGCCTCCTATGGTTCTTTGGGTAATGGTAATGTGGATCCCTATTCCTATCTGGATATCTATGAAATCAAGATTATGGACCGGGTGATAAATGGTCAGAAACCTTCCTATACCTCGGTGCCTAAAGTTATTCCGGATAACTTAACTTGGGAAACTGCACGCACGGCCAATCTAGGTCTCGATCTATCTTCGTTAAATGGGAAATTAACCTTTACCGGAGATATCTATCAGCGCAAGACCCTCAATATGTATACCCTTGGTGTGGCGATGCCGGATATTTTTGGAGCGGAGTCACCAAAAGGGAACTATGCGGATATGACTACCAAAGGTTTTGAGCTGAGCTTGACTTATAAGGATAGATTCGATCTGAACGGTAGTCCTTTCAATTGGTCCGTTAGGGGTACTTTGGCTGATTATAGATCCAATATAGACCGTTATGAGAATAAGGAAGGCTTAATTAAGGACGGTTCCTATTACGAAGGACAGCGGATTGGTGAGATCTGGGGTTATGTAACCCAGGGATTATTCCAGAACCAGACGGAGATTGACGGAGCAGCAAAACAAAAACTGATCAAATCGTCCAACAATGGGACGATCTATCCGGGGGATGTCCGTTTTACGGATCTCAATGGCGACGGTGTGATTGATTATGGAAACAATACGATCTACAGCCATGGCGATAGAACGGTCATCGGTAATGCCGATCCACGGTATATCTATAGCTTTAACCTTAATTTGGATTGGAAGGGGATCTACCTTTCTTCATTTTTCCAAGGCGTAGGGAAGCAGAACTGGTATCCGAGCAATGAGTCGATTTTCTGGGGACAGTACAATAGACCTTATAACAATTTACCGGAATGGCATCTCAATAATTATTGGACAGCAGATAATCCGAATGGCTATTTCCCACGTTATGCCGGTTATAACGAGTCTATTAAAACCACCCCCCAAACGAGATACTTACAAAATGTGGCCTATATTCGGATGAAAAACTTACAGATTGGGTATAGCTTTCCTAAGTCTGTGACAAACCGATTAAAGATCAGTAGCCTTCGTGCAGGCCTATCGGGTGAGAACCTATGGACCTGGTCACCGCTTTACAAAAAGACGAAGGATCTCGATGTCGGCAACTTGGGCAAATCGGACCCGGAAATCGGAACAGGCTCCGGTGACGGATTTAATTATCCGATCATGAAGAGCATCAGTTTTAATTTATCTATTGGATTATAGTTTTATATTAACATGAAAAAATTGTTTTATATACCCGTTGTTGCACTTTTATTCAGTTCTTGTGAACTGAATGAGCTGCCAAAGGCAGGAGCAACCGAAGAAGATATCTTTGGCAGTGAAAGTGGGTTGAAAAATTACAGTAACTCCTTCTATCGGAATATCACTTCAGGAAGTGACGCATATAAGGGCGATGCAATGGCCGATTATTCGGCCGTAAATAGCCTCAATGATTTTATGGTCGGTGGTGCGTATAGCGCAGAAATCAGTTCGGGCTGGTCGTGGACGACTTTACGCAATATCAACCAATTGATAGCTAAATGTAATAGTCCGAAATTGAGCGATGCCATCAAAAATAACTATATCGGCTTAGCCCGCTTTTTCAGAGCTTGGTTCTATTATGAGAAGGTAGTTCGTTTTGGCGATGTGCCTTGGGTAGATCACCCTTTGGCTGTTGATGAGACGGATATTCTTAAAGCACCACGGGATTCGCGCGAAGTGGTCATGAAGCACATCATGGAAGATTTAGACTTTGCCTACGCCAATATCACAAATACGGGGGGCGACGGTAGTACGGTTAATAAATGGACAGCACTTGGTTTGAAGACCCGAATCGCGCTGTTCGAAGGAACATTTCGTAAATACCAAAAGCTCAATTTGGCTACACAGCCGGAAGTATTCTTCCACATGGCGGTAGACGCTGGCAAGATTTTAATGGAAAATGGGCCTTATGGCCTTAATATCTCCGCAGATCCTAAAACATCACAGCGACAGTTGTTTACCAGTAATACGCCAGTGACAAAAGAGGTCATGTTGGCCGTAACTTTCAGTAAAGATCTTGCGCTTTTGAACGACGCCAACTGGTGGTGGACCTCAGCGACCTACGGTCCACGTTTAAGTTTAGTAAGGCCTTTTATCAATAGTTTTTTGAATGTTGACGGTACTCCTTATACGGATAGACCGAACTTTCAGACGGAGGAATTCTATGAGGAGTGTCAAAATCGCGACTTGCGCTTGGCGCAGTTGATCCGGACGCCAGGATATTCCCGTAATGGACAGCCTGCTCCCCCAAATTTTGCAAGTTTTACCTATACAGGATATCAACCGATTAAGTATACTTTAGACGATCCCTATTACGACAATGGTGGTTACAATACCAATGCAGTTCCTTTAATGCGTTATGCGGAAATATTATTAAACTATGCTGAAGCGAAACAGGAACTAGGTACTTTCAATGATGCGGATTGGTCGAAAACTATTGGAGCATTACGTTCAAGGGCTGGAATAACAAGTGGAACGAATACACTGCCGACCAAAGTGGATACCTACTTGAAAAATACATTCTTCCCCGAAGTCAATAGTCCCGTGCTTTTGGAAATCCGTCGTGAAAGACAAGTGGAATTAGCCCTGGAGGGCTTCCGTTTCAATGATTTGAAGCGATGGAAACTTGGACCATTGATGG encodes the following:
- a CDS encoding redoxin domain-containing protein; amino-acid sequence: MLQKNDVAPDFTLYATPDQKIKLSEFKGRNVILAFYPADWSPVCSDQMALYNEMHKYFKKYDAEIMGISVDSKWCHMAFAESRKLHFPLLADFEGKGEVAKQYGVYDEEEGECKRALFVIDKEGVIAWSYLSPTAVNPGADGIIEALENLKTN
- a CDS encoding DsbA family protein gives rise to the protein MSLKPNVSEADHILGNGQADLTIVEYGDYQCPHCGKAHPVIKEMMAELGSQIRFVFRNFPLSEMHPYAKSAALAAEAAALQGKFWEMHDAIFENQNSLNDQWLLDMAQQLELDMDKFRSDLNDESIVDRVEGDFESGMMSGVNGTPTFFVNGQKFDGGAEDLVQVLREQ
- a CDS encoding alpha/beta hydrolase — encoded protein: MAVLKIKDGTEIYYKDWGTGQPIVFHHGWPLSSDDWDAQLMFFLHNGYRVIAHDRRGHGRSTQTADGHEMDTYASDVAQLVEALDLKDAIHIGHSTGGGEVVRYLTNYGTKRVSKAVLISSVTPTMAKSASNPDGVPMEVFDEIRANTAKHRQQYFQDFTLAFYGYNRDGADVKQGVMDNWWRQGMMGGINAQYDCVKAFSETDFTEEMKNLEIPVLVLHGEDDQIVPIDITGKRAAQLVKNGTLITYPGFPHGMPTTEAETINKDILAFIQEN
- a CDS encoding SusC/RagA family TonB-linked outer membrane protein, producing the protein MQKTLLISMALGLSYPTWANVERNHVKLAKEAQDVAVQMTVRGVVKGKDGIVLSGVTVTNLTTQKTTSTNGAGQFVIEASVGQKLKLTGIGYSEKIVGVTGGQIDVTMESKDTALEEVVVVGYGTQKKVNLTGAVDQVGAEAFEGRVLGNASQMLQGVIPNLNVTPADGKPNRAPSFNIRGTTSIGQGGSALVLIDGVEGDLSAINPNDIESVTTLKDAASSAIYGSRGTFGVVLVTTKRAKSGKTSISYSGSGSFQKPIALPKFVTDGYEYASHFFTAYNAWNNYSSIPSKLNKTQIFTTDWLEEFKRRKEQGITEQVTVDDKGNYVYYGNEDYYGTLIKDNTFVQDHNLSISGNSEKMDYYISGRAYDYNGMYRYNSDKYKTYNTRAKAGLQVTDWLRISNNIDFNYAKYRDPSTAGEGGNIWRNIADEGHPSSPIFNPDGSLSFSAAYTVGDFIYGKNGTNTANQDLRNTTSFETKFFNNTFRVKGDLTFRNRDFNSVRVRVPVPYSTQEGKMLRLETSMNDNIYQVDQRYRYLFGNLYSEYERTIGDHYFKGLLGYNYEQRTYHSTYITKTGLLNDDVENINLAVGQNTTATAGYNKYRNVGVFMRANYIFKDRYLFEFNGRYDGSSKFPTNQRWGLFPSASVGWRISEEPFFQVDKKALSDLKLRASYGSLGNGNVDPYSYLDIYEIKIMDRVINGQKPSYTSVPKVIPDNLTWETARTANLGLDLSSLNGKLTFTGDIYQRKTLNMYTLGVAMPDIFGAESPKGNYADMTTKGFELSLTYKDRFDLNGSPFNWSVRGTLADYRSNIDRYENKEGLIKDGSYYEGQRIGEIWGYVTQGLFQNQTEIDGAAKQKLIKSSNNGTIYPGDVRFTDLNGDGVIDYGNNTIYSHGDRTVIGNADPRYIYSFNLNLDWKGIYLSSFFQGVGKQNWYPSNESIFWGQYNRPYNNLPEWHLNNYWTADNPNGYFPRYAGYNESIKTTPQTRYLQNVAYIRMKNLQIGYSFPKSVTNRLKISSLRAGLSGENLWTWSPLYKKTKDLDVGNLGKSDPEIGTGSGDGFNYPIMKSISFNLSIGL
- a CDS encoding RagB/SusD family nutrient uptake outer membrane protein — its product is MKKLFYIPVVALLFSSCELNELPKAGATEEDIFGSESGLKNYSNSFYRNITSGSDAYKGDAMADYSAVNSLNDFMVGGAYSAEISSGWSWTTLRNINQLIAKCNSPKLSDAIKNNYIGLARFFRAWFYYEKVVRFGDVPWVDHPLAVDETDILKAPRDSREVVMKHIMEDLDFAYANITNTGGDGSTVNKWTALGLKTRIALFEGTFRKYQKLNLATQPEVFFHMAVDAGKILMENGPYGLNISADPKTSQRQLFTSNTPVTKEVMLAVTFSKDLALLNDANWWWTSATYGPRLSLVRPFINSFLNVDGTPYTDRPNFQTEEFYEECQNRDLRLAQLIRTPGYSRNGQPAPPNFASFTYTGYQPIKYTLDDPYYDNGGYNTNAVPLMRYAEILLNYAEAKQELGTFNDADWSKTIGALRSRAGITSGTNTLPTKVDTYLKNTFFPEVNSPVLLEIRRERQVELALEGFRFNDLKRWKLGPLMANLPWTGIYIPALDKLIDIDHNGTPDVVFYDGSKSAPSITVPAGVAKVAIGGKSTNFQTMTADNHLEWFKAVKRTWDDNNKQYLYPIPSAAIVLNGNLTQNPGWSK